One stretch of Pseudomonas fluorescens Q2-87 DNA includes these proteins:
- a CDS encoding GNAT family N-acetyltransferase, with translation MDDAGQQQVLLRRAMVRDAERLERFFRGFDEVSFCEWQDARFLRGVLLQETTTAYLAIDASGEVVGAVIGGMLGTRGTINHLAVSPLHRTRGLGQRLVEAASADMKRVGVLRMFLFVDDANLAGKRFWAAQGFCEPRGEITFERDL, from the coding sequence ATGGACGACGCGGGGCAACAGCAGGTTCTGTTGCGTCGGGCCATGGTCAGGGATGCCGAGCGCCTGGAGCGGTTTTTCCGCGGTTTCGACGAAGTGTCGTTCTGTGAATGGCAGGATGCGCGGTTCCTGCGCGGTGTGTTGTTGCAAGAAACCACCACCGCGTACCTGGCCATCGATGCCAGTGGAGAAGTGGTCGGGGCAGTGATTGGCGGCATGCTCGGCACCCGTGGCACCATCAATCACCTGGCCGTGAGCCCGCTCCATCGCACCCGCGGCCTGGGCCAGCGCCTGGTGGAAGCCGCATCGGCTGACATGAAGCGGGTCGGCGTGCTGCGCATGTTCCTTTTTGTCGACGATGCTAATCTGGCCGGCAAGCGCTTTTGGGCTGCCCAGGGGTTCTGCGAGCCTCGGGGTGAAATTACCTTCGAGAGGGATTTATGA
- a CDS encoding 2OG-Fe dioxygenase family protein gives MIVLNREVGEALRRDKFVNVRGGDFNLYGHFGDFVRLTKSWENMEPDSYYGQAESGMRFRRYSDFEYNPTTRELKQLEHRAYVQSKANNSYVGGLERHFEDFSNEVINSPVMRSLIDTDFDVYKNVLPPELHDEIWQCQIHQIRIEIKPGKQLEITPEGIHCDGYPFSGVHFWGRHNVAGAESRLYTAQEEQLAATTYEDILDTTFFLDRDMRHYVTPARNTHGHEMAFRQILAISFSRPGTAFDIVR, from the coding sequence ATGATCGTTCTGAACAGGGAAGTAGGCGAAGCGCTAAGACGTGACAAATTCGTCAACGTCCGCGGTGGAGACTTCAATCTCTACGGTCATTTCGGCGATTTTGTCCGGCTGACCAAAAGCTGGGAAAACATGGAGCCCGACAGCTATTACGGCCAGGCCGAGTCAGGCATGCGTTTTCGCCGCTACAGCGACTTCGAATACAACCCGACGACCCGTGAGCTCAAGCAGCTCGAACACCGGGCCTATGTGCAGTCCAAAGCCAACAACAGCTATGTCGGCGGACTGGAGCGGCACTTCGAGGATTTTTCCAACGAAGTGATCAATTCCCCCGTCATGCGCAGCCTGATCGACACGGACTTCGACGTTTACAAGAATGTTCTGCCGCCGGAATTGCACGACGAAATCTGGCAATGCCAGATTCATCAGATTCGCATCGAGATCAAGCCGGGCAAACAGCTGGAGATCACCCCCGAAGGGATTCATTGCGACGGGTATCCTTTCAGCGGTGTGCACTTCTGGGGCCGTCATAACGTGGCTGGCGCAGAGAGCCGGCTGTATACCGCCCAGGAAGAGCAACTGGCGGCGACGACCTACGAGGACATCCTCGACACCACGTTCTTCCTCGATCGCGACATGCGCCATTACGTCACTCCGGCCCGCAACACCCACGGCCATGAGATGGCGTTCAGGCAGATCCTGGCGATTTCCTTCTCGCGGCCCGGGACCGCTTTCGACATTGTTCGCTGA
- a CDS encoding OprD family porin — MLNKRIGLIALGILSSTHAMANDQAESKGFVEDSSLKVLLRNAYINRDYKDGNKDKAEWGQAAIGTFSSGFTQGTVGVGVDAFGLYALRLDGGKGRSGAQGIDFFKRGDSGNAADDLSKFGAAVKFRVSNTVLAYGDQMPALPVLSYDNSRLLPESYTGTLITSKEIKGLELNAGRFTAESRKSAEGRDSGGLKSINVLGGSYQFTEQFKASLYASDVEDVLKKQYVNANYVFPLAKDQSLTLDFNGYRTKLDNSYVRENDVTGDDNKIWSLAATFATGPHSFTLAHQRSTGDSNLGYAYGGYQRDQNRVGDGGNTIYLANSYWSDFNAEDERSWQLGYGLDFTTFGVPGLTYNVAYVRGDNITTSTSEGGTEREIFNQFKYVVQSGPAKDLSVRLRSSVLRVSQKSSEYNVSGNELRVFVDYPINVF, encoded by the coding sequence ATGTTGAACAAGCGCATCGGTCTGATCGCATTGGGGATTTTGAGCTCGACACACGCCATGGCCAACGACCAGGCTGAGTCTAAGGGGTTCGTTGAAGACAGCAGCTTGAAAGTGCTGTTGCGCAACGCTTACATCAACCGCGACTACAAAGACGGCAACAAAGACAAGGCCGAATGGGGCCAGGCGGCCATCGGAACGTTCTCGTCCGGCTTCACCCAAGGCACGGTGGGCGTGGGTGTAGACGCCTTCGGCCTGTACGCATTGCGTCTGGACGGCGGCAAGGGCCGTAGCGGGGCACAAGGCATCGACTTCTTCAAGCGAGGCGACAGCGGCAATGCGGCCGATGACTTGTCCAAGTTCGGTGCAGCGGTCAAATTCCGCGTCTCCAATACCGTGCTGGCTTATGGCGACCAGATGCCGGCCCTGCCGGTGCTGAGCTATGACAACTCGCGCCTGTTGCCGGAAAGCTACACCGGCACATTGATCACCTCCAAAGAGATCAAAGGCCTGGAACTGAACGCTGGCCGTTTCACTGCCGAGTCGCGTAAGAGCGCCGAAGGCCGCGACAGCGGTGGCCTGAAGTCGATCAACGTGTTGGGCGGCAGCTATCAGTTCACCGAGCAGTTCAAGGCTTCGCTCTATGCCTCGGACGTCGAAGACGTGTTGAAGAAGCAATATGTGAACGCCAACTATGTGTTCCCGCTGGCCAAGGATCAGTCCCTGACCCTGGATTTCAACGGGTATCGCACCAAGCTGGACAACAGCTACGTTCGCGAAAACGACGTCACCGGCGACGACAACAAGATCTGGAGCCTGGCCGCCACCTTCGCCACAGGTCCGCACAGCTTCACGCTTGCCCACCAGCGCAGCACCGGCGACAGCAACCTGGGCTACGCCTATGGCGGTTATCAGCGCGATCAGAACCGTGTGGGTGATGGCGGCAACACCATCTACCTCGCCAACTCGTACTGGTCCGACTTCAACGCCGAGGACGAGCGCAGCTGGCAGTTGGGCTATGGCCTGGACTTCACCACCTTCGGCGTACCGGGCCTGACCTATAACGTCGCTTATGTACGGGGTGACAACATCACTACCTCCACCAGCGAAGGCGGGACCGAGCGCGAGATCTTCAACCAGTTCAAATACGTGGTCCAGAGCGGACCGGCCAAGGATCTGAGCGTAAGGTTGCGCAGTTCCGTGCTGCGTGTGTCGCAGAAATCCAGCGAGTACAACGTCAGCGGTAACGAACTGCGGGTGTTCGTGGACTACCCGATCAATGTCTTTTGA
- a CDS encoding DsbA family protein, whose product MSTLHYIYDPLCGWCYGAKPLVEAAGAVLPIILHGGGMMTGANRQQVSPQLRNYVMPHDRRIAEYTGQPFGHAYYEGLLRDDSAVFDSAPPIAAILAAEQLGGRGLELLGHLQTAHYVEGRRIADQAVLLALAQSIGFEARTFQATLDAVDVQGHIKASRTLLAKVGGQGFPTFALERDGRFTLIDVSQWFGKPEAFAQWLAQALPVQAPAAALACGLDGCSL is encoded by the coding sequence ATGAGCACCCTACATTACATCTACGATCCGTTGTGCGGCTGGTGCTACGGCGCCAAGCCCTTGGTGGAGGCCGCCGGTGCTGTGTTGCCGATAATCCTGCATGGCGGTGGCATGATGACCGGAGCCAATCGCCAACAGGTCTCGCCACAGTTGCGCAACTACGTGATGCCCCACGACCGGCGTATCGCTGAATACACTGGGCAACCGTTTGGCCATGCTTATTATGAAGGCTTGCTACGCGATGACAGCGCGGTGTTCGACTCGGCACCGCCAATTGCGGCGATCCTCGCTGCCGAGCAACTTGGCGGGCGCGGCCTGGAGCTGCTGGGGCACCTGCAAACCGCCCATTACGTCGAGGGTCGGCGCATCGCCGACCAAGCCGTCCTGCTGGCGCTTGCACAATCCATCGGCTTTGAGGCACGCACGTTTCAAGCGACGCTGGACGCGGTTGATGTGCAGGGCCATATCAAGGCCAGCCGTACCTTGTTGGCGAAGGTTGGTGGGCAAGGTTTCCCGACCTTTGCCTTGGAGCGCGATGGCCGGTTCACGCTGATCGACGTCAGCCAGTGGTTCGGCAAGCCCGAGGCGTTCGCCCAATGGCTGGCGCAAGCCCTGCCGGTTCAGGCACCGGCTGCTGCGCTGGCCTGTGGCCTGGATGGCTGTTCCCTTTGA
- the aguA gene encoding agmatine deiminase → MTTLHSTPRADGFHMPAEWAAQTQVWMIWPERPDNWRLGGKPAQAAHAAVAKAIARFEPVTVAVSAAQYENARARLDVPNIRLVEMSSDDAWVRDTGPTFVINNNGEVRGVDWDFNAWGGFDGGLYAPWNRDSQVAGKILEIERSPRYRTEGFVLEGGSIHVDGEGTLITTEECLLNRNRNPHLSREAIEAVLSAQLAVDKIIWLPDGLFNDETDGHVDNFCCYVRPGEVLLAWTDDPQDPNYSRCHAAMDVLQNSTDAKGRPFIVHKMPIPGPLYATEEECAGVDAVQGSQERNPSVRLAGSYVNFLIVNGGIIAPSFDDPLDAPAMAILQGLFPQHEVVMVPGRELLLGGGNIHCLTQQQPAPRAN, encoded by the coding sequence ATGACTACGTTGCACAGCACGCCCCGCGCGGACGGTTTCCACATGCCTGCCGAGTGGGCGGCCCAGACCCAGGTCTGGATGATTTGGCCCGAGCGTCCGGATAACTGGCGCCTGGGCGGCAAGCCCGCGCAGGCGGCCCACGCGGCGGTGGCCAAGGCCATCGCCCGCTTCGAACCCGTGACCGTGGCGGTGTCGGCGGCGCAGTACGAAAATGCCCGGGCGCGGCTTGATGTGCCCAATATCCGCTTGGTGGAAATGTCCAGCGACGACGCCTGGGTCCGCGATACCGGCCCCACGTTCGTGATCAATAACAACGGCGAAGTGCGCGGCGTCGATTGGGATTTCAATGCCTGGGGTGGTTTCGACGGTGGTCTGTATGCGCCGTGGAATCGCGATTCGCAAGTGGCCGGCAAGATCCTGGAGATCGAGCGCAGCCCACGTTACCGTACCGAAGGCTTTGTGCTTGAAGGCGGCTCTATCCACGTCGATGGCGAGGGCACCCTGATCACCACCGAGGAATGCCTGCTCAACCGTAATCGCAACCCGCACCTGAGCCGCGAAGCGATCGAAGCGGTGCTCAGCGCGCAGTTGGCGGTGGACAAGATCATCTGGCTGCCGGATGGCCTGTTCAACGACGAAACCGACGGCCATGTGGACAACTTCTGCTGCTACGTCCGCCCTGGCGAAGTGCTGCTTGCCTGGACCGATGACCCGCAGGACCCGAACTACAGTCGCTGCCACGCCGCGATGGATGTGTTGCAAAACAGCACCGATGCCAAGGGGCGCCCATTCATCGTGCATAAAATGCCGATCCCGGGGCCGTTGTATGCCACCGAAGAGGAGTGCGCCGGCGTCGACGCGGTGCAAGGTTCCCAAGAGCGCAACCCGAGCGTGCGGCTGGCCGGTTCCTACGTGAACTTCCTGATCGTCAACGGCGGCATCATCGCGCCAAGTTTTGACGATCCCCTGGACGCACCGGCCATGGCCATCCTGCAGGGCCTGTTCCCGCAGCACGAAGTGGTCATGGTGCCAGGTCGCGAATTGTTACTGGGGGGCGGGAATATCCATTGCCTTACCCAACAACAGCCTGCGCCCCGGGCAAATTGA
- a CDS encoding aminotransferase: protein MPLATLVHRASLPSPQLNAEQAVGLLRANYGLSGDLRPLGSQQDLNYRVDSERGRFVLKICHGDYDVQELQAQHAALKRLAGHSAVKVPKVIVANNGSDLLTLDVDGQAVHVRLLEYIDGQSLTQLKYLEPALVTGLGRLCAEIDLALATFDHPGLERTLQWDARHANALIGHLLPVIQDEPRRTLIAETAEQAERRLLPLKASLPVQAIHMDVTDDNVVWQRDAQRQWQMQGVIDFGDLVRTWRITDLSVTCAALLHHADGDPFFILPAIKAYHAVNPLQRQELLALWPLIVARAAVLVLSGEQQVSIDPDNQYSRDNLAHEWEIFRVAHSVPFELMEAAILSAAGHSLPAIASEGFAPLLPTLVGREFALIDLGVLSPHFEAGNWEQPDVDRRLLSEAAAIHGLAASRYGQYRLSRTRPDSAVEPDTYPLHVELNVPLGTPLESPFAGVVHKSADGMLQLDSAQLSVRLWGVTSPLHSGAALVKGQVLGEVAGPLQVQLCRGAQLNPPLFCTPSRAAAWQALCPSPAVLLGLACDAEPEIDPDALLARRDASFARSQKHYYIDPPRIERGWRNHLIDMQGRSYLDMLNNVAVLGHGHPRMAAVAARQWSLLNTNSRFHYAAIADFSERLLALSPSNMDRVFLVNSGTEANDLAIRLAWAYSGGRDMLSVLEAYHGWSVAADAVSTSIADNPKALSSRPDWVHPVTAPNTYRGEFRGPDSAPDYVRSVEHNLAKIAESKRQLAGFICEPVYGNAGGIALPPGYLKQVYALVRERGGVCIADEVQVGYGRMGEFFWGFEEQGVVPDIITMAKGMGNGQPLGAVITRREIAEALEAEGYFFSSAGGSPVSCQIGMAVLDVMEEEKLWENAKVVGGHFKARLEALIDRYPLVGAVHGSGFYLGVELIRNRDTLEPATEETTALCNRLRELGIFMQPTGDYLNILKIKPPMVTSRQSVDFFVDMLAKVLEEGL, encoded by the coding sequence ATGCCACTCGCTACGTTGGTCCACCGTGCCAGTTTGCCAAGCCCACAGCTCAACGCCGAACAGGCGGTGGGGCTGCTGCGCGCAAATTACGGACTCAGCGGCGACCTGCGACCCCTTGGCAGCCAACAAGACCTCAATTACCGCGTCGACAGCGAGCGCGGGCGATTCGTGCTGAAGATCTGCCATGGCGACTACGACGTCCAGGAGCTCCAGGCCCAGCATGCGGCCCTCAAGCGGCTGGCCGGGCACAGCGCGGTGAAAGTGCCGAAGGTGATCGTCGCCAATAACGGTTCGGACCTGCTGACACTGGACGTCGATGGGCAAGCGGTTCATGTCCGGCTGCTGGAATACATCGACGGCCAGTCCCTCACGCAGCTCAAGTATCTGGAACCTGCCCTCGTGACCGGCTTGGGGCGCCTGTGCGCGGAAATCGACCTGGCCCTGGCCACGTTCGATCACCCTGGTTTGGAGCGCACGCTGCAATGGGACGCCCGTCATGCCAATGCGTTGATCGGCCATCTGCTACCGGTGATCCAGGACGAGCCACGGCGCACGCTGATCGCCGAGACCGCCGAACAGGCCGAGCGGCGCTTGCTGCCGCTCAAGGCCAGCCTGCCGGTGCAGGCGATCCACATGGACGTTACCGATGACAATGTGGTCTGGCAGCGCGATGCCCAGCGCCAGTGGCAGATGCAGGGCGTCATTGATTTCGGCGACCTGGTTCGCACTTGGCGCATCACTGACCTGTCGGTGACCTGCGCCGCCCTGCTGCATCATGCCGACGGTGATCCGTTCTTTATCTTGCCGGCAATCAAGGCCTATCACGCGGTCAATCCGTTGCAGCGCCAGGAACTACTGGCGCTTTGGCCGCTGATCGTGGCGCGCGCCGCCGTATTGGTGCTCAGCGGCGAACAGCAGGTTTCCATCGACCCGGACAACCAGTACAGCCGCGATAATTTGGCCCATGAATGGGAAATCTTTCGTGTCGCCCATTCGGTGCCGTTCGAGCTGATGGAAGCGGCGATTCTCAGCGCCGCAGGCCACAGCCTGCCCGCCATTGCCAGCGAAGGCTTCGCACCGCTGCTGCCAACCCTGGTCGGCCGCGAATTTGCGCTGATTGACCTGGGCGTGTTGAGCCCGCATTTCGAGGCCGGCAACTGGGAGCAACCGGACGTCGACCGGCGCTTGTTGAGCGAAGCCGCTGCGATTCACGGATTGGCCGCCAGCCGCTACGGGCAGTACCGCTTGTCTCGCACTCGGCCGGACAGCGCCGTTGAGCCTGATACCTATCCGTTGCACGTGGAACTGAACGTACCGCTTGGCACGCCCCTCGAATCACCGTTCGCCGGGGTCGTGCACAAGTCGGCCGACGGCATGCTGCAACTGGACAGCGCCCAGCTCAGCGTACGGTTGTGGGGCGTGACGTCGCCGCTGCATTCCGGGGCGGCGCTGGTCAAGGGTCAGGTGCTGGGCGAAGTGGCGGGGCCATTGCAAGTGCAGTTGTGCCGGGGAGCTCAATTGAACCCGCCGCTGTTCTGCACGCCATCCAGGGCCGCTGCCTGGCAGGCGTTGTGCCCGTCTCCGGCGGTGTTGTTGGGGTTGGCTTGCGATGCTGAACCGGAGATCGATCCGGATGCGCTGCTGGCCCGCCGCGATGCCAGTTTTGCCCGGTCCCAGAAGCATTATTACATCGACCCGCCACGCATCGAGCGCGGCTGGCGCAATCACCTGATCGACATGCAGGGCCGGTCCTACCTCGACATGCTCAACAATGTTGCGGTGCTGGGGCACGGCCATCCGCGCATGGCGGCGGTCGCCGCGCGGCAGTGGTCGCTGCTCAATACCAACTCGCGGTTCCACTATGCGGCCATCGCCGATTTTTCCGAACGCCTGCTGGCGTTGTCGCCATCCAACATGGACCGGGTATTCCTGGTCAACAGCGGCACCGAGGCCAACGACCTGGCAATCCGCCTGGCCTGGGCCTACAGCGGCGGACGGGACATGCTCAGTGTGCTGGAGGCCTATCACGGTTGGTCGGTGGCGGCCGATGCGGTGTCGACGTCCATCGCCGACAACCCCAAGGCCCTGAGCAGTCGTCCGGACTGGGTGCATCCGGTGACTGCTCCCAATACCTATCGTGGCGAATTCCGTGGCCCCGACAGCGCGCCGGATTATGTGCGCAGCGTCGAACATAACTTGGCGAAAATCGCCGAAAGCAAACGCCAGCTCGCTGGTTTCATTTGCGAGCCGGTGTACGGCAACGCAGGCGGGATCGCGCTGCCGCCCGGTTACCTGAAGCAGGTCTACGCCCTGGTGCGCGAGCGTGGCGGGGTGTGCATCGCCGATGAGGTCCAGGTCGGCTACGGGCGCATGGGCGAGTTTTTCTGGGGGTTCGAAGAGCAAGGCGTGGTGCCGGACATCATCACCATGGCCAAGGGCATGGGCAACGGCCAGCCGTTGGGGGCCGTCATCACCCGGCGGGAAATCGCCGAGGCGCTGGAAGCCGAGGGCTACTTCTTCTCGTCCGCTGGCGGCAGCCCGGTCAGTTGTCAGATCGGCATGGCGGTGCTGGACGTCATGGAGGAAGAAAAACTCTGGGAAAACGCCAAAGTGGTCGGCGGGCATTTCAAGGCTCGGCTTGAAGCCTTGATCGATCGCTACCCATTGGTCGGCGCGGTGCATGGTTCCGGGTTTTACCTGGGTGTGGAGTTGATCCGCAACCGCGACACCTTGGAGCCGGCCACCGAAGAAACCACGGCGCTGTGCAACCGCTTGCGCGAGCTGGGCATCTTCATGCAACCCACGGGCGATTACCTGAACATCCTCAAGATCAAGCCGCCCATGGTCACTTCGCGCCAGAGCGTCGACTTCTTCGTCGATATGCTGGCGAAGGTGCTGGAGGAGGGGCTGTAG
- the rfbB gene encoding dTDP-glucose 4,6-dehydratase: MRILITGGAGFIGSALIRHLILETGHQVLNLDKLTYAGNLESLSSIDHDSRYEFVQADIIDQPTVSAILTRFEPDAIMHLAAESHVDRSIDGPADFIQTNIVGTYSLLEATRAYWQTLAEPRKGEFRFHHISTDEVYGDLHGLDDLFTETTSYAPSSPYSASKAASDHLVRAWQRTYGLPVLLTNCSNNYGPFHFPEKLIPLVILNALAGKPLPVYGNGEQVRDWLYVEDHARALLKVVTEGTVGETYNIGGHNEQKNIDVVRSICALLEELAPHKPDSVEHYADLITFVKDRPGHDQRYAIDAGKIERELGWTPRETFETGLRKTVQWYLENLLWCRRVQDGSYQGERLGSLDHKDAIA; the protein is encoded by the coding sequence ATGCGCATTCTCATCACCGGCGGTGCCGGCTTCATCGGCTCGGCACTTATACGGCACTTGATCCTTGAGACAGGACATCAAGTCCTGAACCTCGACAAGCTGACGTACGCCGGCAATCTCGAATCGCTGAGCAGCATCGATCACGACAGCCGCTACGAATTCGTCCAGGCCGATATCATCGACCAACCGACAGTCAGCGCGATCCTGACGCGATTCGAGCCCGACGCCATCATGCACCTGGCGGCTGAATCCCATGTGGACCGCTCCATTGACGGTCCGGCGGACTTCATTCAGACCAACATCGTGGGCACCTATAGCCTGCTCGAAGCCACCCGCGCCTATTGGCAGACGCTGGCCGAGCCGCGCAAGGGCGAGTTTCGCTTCCATCATATTTCCACCGATGAGGTGTATGGCGACCTGCACGGCCTGGATGATCTGTTCACCGAAACCACCTCCTATGCGCCAAGCTCACCGTATTCGGCGAGCAAGGCGGCGTCCGACCACTTGGTCCGCGCCTGGCAGCGTACCTACGGCTTGCCCGTGCTGCTGACAAATTGCTCGAACAACTATGGACCGTTTCACTTCCCCGAGAAGCTGATCCCGCTGGTGATCCTCAATGCCCTGGCTGGAAAACCGCTGCCGGTGTACGGAAATGGCGAGCAAGTACGCGACTGGTTGTACGTTGAAGATCATGCCCGGGCGCTGCTCAAGGTCGTCACCGAAGGCACGGTCGGCGAAACCTACAATATCGGCGGCCACAACGAGCAAAAGAACATCGACGTGGTGCGCAGCATCTGCGCCCTGCTCGAAGAACTGGCGCCACACAAACCCGACAGCGTCGAGCACTACGCCGACCTGATCACCTTCGTGAAAGACCGGCCCGGCCACGATCAGCGCTATGCCATCGACGCGGGCAAGATCGAACGGGAGCTGGGCTGGACACCCCGTGAAACCTTCGAAACCGGTCTGCGCAAGACCGTGCAGTGGTACCTCGAAAACCTGCTGTGGTGCCGGCGTGTCCAGGATGGCAGCTATCAGGGCGAGCGCCTGGGCTCGCTTGACCACAAGGATGCGATTGCATGA
- the rfbA gene encoding glucose-1-phosphate thymidylyltransferase RfbA, which yields MMKGIVLAGGSGTRLHPITLGVSKQLLPIYDKPMIYYPISVLMLAGIKDILLISTPQDLPQYRNLLGDGSQFGVQFSYAEQPSPDGLAQAFLIGEQFIGTDPVCLILGDNIFHGQHFGEQLQAAVNRPSGATVFGYWVKDPERFGVIDFDPEGRAISIEEKPSMPKSSYAVTGLYFYDNDVIQIAKTIKPSKRGELEITDVNNAYLNRGELHVERFGRGFAWLDTGTHDSLLEASQYVQTIEHRQGLKVACLEEIAYQQGWVSREHVLERAQYFGKTGYGQYLFKIAGETR from the coding sequence ATGATGAAAGGCATTGTTCTGGCCGGTGGTTCCGGCACGCGCCTGCACCCGATTACCCTCGGGGTTTCCAAACAGCTGCTTCCGATCTATGACAAGCCGATGATCTATTACCCGATCTCGGTGCTGATGCTCGCCGGTATCAAGGATATCTTGCTGATCTCTACGCCCCAGGACTTGCCGCAATATCGCAACCTGCTGGGCGACGGTAGCCAGTTCGGCGTGCAGTTCAGCTATGCCGAGCAGCCGTCACCCGATGGCCTGGCCCAGGCATTCCTGATCGGCGAGCAATTTATCGGCACCGACCCGGTGTGCCTGATCCTGGGTGACAACATTTTCCACGGACAACACTTCGGCGAACAATTGCAGGCTGCCGTCAACCGTCCCAGTGGCGCGACGGTGTTCGGTTATTGGGTCAAGGATCCCGAGCGCTTTGGCGTGATCGATTTCGACCCTGAGGGGCGAGCCATTTCCATCGAAGAAAAACCCTCCATGCCGAAATCCAGCTATGCGGTGACCGGCCTGTATTTCTACGATAACGACGTGATCCAGATCGCCAAGACCATCAAACCCTCCAAACGGGGCGAACTGGAAATCACCGACGTTAACAATGCCTATCTGAACCGCGGGGAGCTGCACGTCGAGCGTTTCGGCCGCGGCTTCGCCTGGCTCGACACAGGGACTCACGACAGCCTGCTGGAGGCCTCGCAATACGTGCAGACCATCGAGCATCGGCAAGGCTTGAAAGTCGCGTGCCTGGAAGAAATCGCCTACCAGCAGGGCTGGGTCAGCCGCGAGCATGTCCTGGAACGCGCCCAGTACTTCGGCAAGACCGGTTACGGCCAGTACCTGTTCAAGATCGCTGGTGAGACCCGATGA
- the rfbC gene encoding dTDP-4-dehydrorhamnose 3,5-epimerase, with the protein MKVIATSLPEVLIIEPKVFGDERGFFYESFNAKAFAEATGCTLQFVQDNHSRSARHVLRGLHYQIEQAQGKLVRVTAGEVLDVAVDIRRSSPTFGQWTSARLSAQNHRQLWIPPGFAHGFAVLSDSADFLYKTTDYYAPSAERCIRWDDPELAIDWELDGTPILSLKDQAGKPLGEADLFP; encoded by the coding sequence ATGAAAGTCATCGCCACGTCACTGCCGGAGGTGCTGATCATCGAACCGAAGGTGTTCGGTGACGAGCGCGGTTTCTTCTATGAAAGCTTCAATGCCAAGGCGTTTGCCGAGGCCACCGGCTGCACGCTGCAGTTCGTCCAGGACAACCATTCGCGATCGGCCAGGCATGTCCTGCGCGGCCTGCATTATCAGATCGAACAGGCCCAAGGCAAACTCGTGCGGGTGACGGCGGGAGAAGTACTGGATGTGGCGGTGGACATTCGGCGCAGCTCGCCCACTTTCGGCCAATGGACAAGCGCGCGCCTGTCGGCACAAAACCACCGGCAACTGTGGATTCCGCCTGGGTTCGCCCATGGCTTCGCGGTGCTGAGCGATTCGGCGGATTTTCTCTACAAGACCACAGACTATTACGCGCCATCCGCCGAGCGTTGTATTCGTTGGGACGACCCGGAGCTGGCCATCGACTGGGAACTGGATGGCACGCCGATCCTGTCGCTCAAGGATCAGGCCGGCAAGCCCCTTGGTGAGGCAGACCTGTTCCCATGA